The following proteins are encoded in a genomic region of Saccharopolyspora antimicrobica:
- a CDS encoding PPOX class F420-dependent oxidoreductase has protein sequence MTSIDDPEVRAFLEAGTRTGMIGFTAADGRPLVAPVWFVLEGDEIVFNTGKDTAKGRAIARDPRVVLCADLPEPPFAFVQVQGIAEISEDPADLVRTATRIGGRYMGQDRAEEFGRRNGVPGELVVRIRPTKVVASLDMTA, from the coding sequence ATGACTTCGATCGACGATCCGGAAGTTCGCGCCTTCCTCGAAGCGGGCACCCGCACCGGCATGATCGGCTTCACCGCGGCCGACGGGCGCCCGCTGGTGGCACCGGTGTGGTTCGTGCTGGAGGGCGACGAGATCGTGTTCAACACCGGCAAGGACACCGCGAAGGGCCGGGCCATCGCCCGCGATCCGCGGGTGGTGCTCTGCGCGGACCTGCCCGAGCCGCCGTTCGCCTTCGTCCAGGTGCAGGGCATCGCGGAGATCTCGGAGGACCCGGCGGATCTGGTGCGCACCGCCACCCGCATCGGCGGCCGCTACATGGGGCAGGACCGGGCGGAGGAGTTCGGCCGCCGCAACGGGGTGCCGGGCGAGCTGGTGGTCCGCATCCGCCCGACCAAGGTCGTCGCGTCCCTGGACATGACCGCCTGA